One window from the genome of Epinephelus fuscoguttatus linkage group LG3, E.fuscoguttatus.final_Chr_v1 encodes:
- the rps19bp1 gene encoding ribosomal protein S19 binding protein 1 encodes MSASLIRRGLELLSDDIKDASKVKKKKQQQQTPSSAKVMELVDTKRQGVTKQVKRLQGRLGPGKSKATVKDKRIKSAVEEFRKKQRKSQMSANLKYFMETGYKAADSDTLKILSHNTGRQSRNRPETPAKKAKEPQSLFTEDEFQQFQKEYFGRTVEEKK; translated from the exons ATGTCGGCGTCGTTGATCAGGAGAGGACTGGAGCTGCTCAGCGATGATATTAAAG ATGCCAGtaaagtgaagaagaagaagcagcagcagcagacacccAGCTCGGCCAAAGTGATGGAGCTGGTGGACACAAAACGACAGGGTGTCACCAAGCAGGTCAAACGGCTGCAGGGTCGCCTGGGTCCTGGCAAGAGCAAAGCTACAGTCAAAGACAAGAGAATCAAGTCTGCAGTGG AGGAGTTCAGGAAGAAGCAGAGGAAGAGTCAGATGAGCGCTAATCTCAAGTACTTTATGGAAACTGGCTACAAAGCAGCAGATTCTGACACTTTGAAG aTCTTGAGCCACAATACAGGGAGACAGTCCAGGAATCGCCCGGAGACACCTGCCAAGAAGGCCAAGGAGCCGCAGTCTTTGTTCACTGAGGACGAGTTCCAGCAGTTCCAGAAGGAATATTTTGGCAGGACTGTGGAGGAGAAGAAATAA